One segment of Clavelina lepadiformis chromosome 2, kaClaLepa1.1, whole genome shotgun sequence DNA contains the following:
- the LOC143445779 gene encoding uncharacterized protein LOC143445779: MRLGLDLHCLLIIYGVLKAAAITTISTDPPYNPLAAGFNNLIVTAQFPTPIDTTDSCSWYYGGELDSGSGAQFYSALFGGCVAPSPGTYDSITCTEQTIDGTNYTITTLTITQPLVAGDINIEVRCIIATTPGPINRTVQDCNSSLPYDVIVDATSRIFNSSGTFACSNGGDLFYSNGTMLTSSDTTCLASAEWSGQDNLQCWTAPNVSLASSLIDGNKLTVVKGDDLNLTCNYNDVIPAGNTSRFYIGGKSYNRTQGEPFILSSLQRTDNNKVVSCQAVTPYIDVYLASGRSSEYTLDVLYAATQDDKLPTCNWNLNETGICSVVIFSNPNSQFVSLSKNGSSVASDGSMTIESTGDQGQQTFTFTRTQVTNSDNGRYELIVKSSTSSLFSNSVLYFDIEVVDNTDGNGEPPGTPGLSTGAIAGIIAGVVVVILCAAGYGVYRWRSGSQKKNESQSNERYPTGSGNHTLTDQPGYIDVTANDSTQINSHNQRNYEVVGPAEDQNGYLAVNGSTTGHLRNRASNSQPETDNAGYVVFNGEESNAESNNQGNASSSSKRYENIEGAYDEVITTPSAHTENGSRRYENVEGPYDEINNS; this comes from the exons GTGTTTTGAAAGCGGCAGCAATCACAACAATCAGCACTGATCCTCCGTACAATCCATTGGCAGCTGGTTTCAACAATCTCATTGTAACTGCTCAGTTTCCAACACCAATTGATACTACTGATTCATGTTCTTGGTATTATGGAGGAGAGCTGGATAGTGGAAGTGGTGCTCAGTTTTACTCAGCATTATTTGGTGGATGTGTTGCTCCATCACCAGGCACATATGACAGCATCACTTGCACTGAACAAACAATTGATGGAACAAATTACACAATAACAACACTGACAATCACTCAACCACTTGTTGCTGGGGATATAAATATCGAAGTGAGATGCATTATTGCAACCACACCTGGTCCTATCAATAGAACTGTGCAAG ATTGCAACTCCTCACTTCCATATGATGTTATTGTGGATGCAACTTCCAGGATATTCAACTCATCAGGAACATTTGCTTGTTCTAACGGAGGAGACTTGTTTTACTCAAATGGTACAATGCTGACATCTAGTGACACCACTTGTCTGGCTTCAGCAGAATGGAGTGGTCAGGATAATCTGCAATGTTGGACAG CACCCAATGTATCCCTTGCAAGCAGTTTAATTGATGGCAATAAACTGACTGTGGTTAAAGGAGATGATTTGAATCTGACTTGTAATTACAATGATGTCATTCCTGCTGGAAATACTTCTCGATTCTATATTGGAGGAAAAAGCTACAATAGGACACAG GGAGAACCATTCATATTATCTTCATTGCAAAGAActgacaacaacaaagtagTCTCATGTCAGGCTGTCACTCCTTATATTGATGTCTATCTAGCAAGCGGAAGATCATCAGAATATACACTGGACGTATTAT ACGCTGCAACACAGGATGATAAACTTCCAACTTGTAACTGGAATTTGAATGAAACTGGAATCTGCTCTGTTGTGATTTTCTCAAATCCAAACTCCCAATTTGTATCATTGAGCAAAAATG GATCATCGGTAGCAAGTGACGGTTCAATGACTATAGAATCAACTGGTGATCAAGGCCAACAGACTTTCACATTCACCCGAACACAA gtAACAAATTCAGACAATGGAAGGTACGAGCTCATTGTGAAATCTTCAACCAGCAGTTTATTCTCGAATAGTGTTTTATACTTTGACATTGAAGTTGTGGACAATACAGATGGCAATGGGGAACCACCTGGCACTCCTGGTCTCTCCACTGGTGCAATTGCTGGTATTATTGCTGGTGTTGTGGTGGTCATTTTATGTGCAGCTGGTTATGGTGTTTATAGATGGAGAAGTGGATCTCAGAAGAAAA ATGAAAGTCAATCTAATGAACGGTATCCTACTGGCAGTGGCAACCACACATTGACAG aTCAACCCGGTTACATTGATGTTACTGCAAATGATTCAACCCAA ATAAACTCACATAACCAAAGGAATTATGAAGTAGTTGGTCCAGCTGAAG ATCAAAATGGATATCTTGCAGTTAACGGAAGCACAACTGGTCACTTG AGAAACAGAGCTTCTAATTCCCAGCCAGAAACTG ACAATGCAGGTTACGTTGTCTTCAATGGGGAGGAATCCAATGCTGAGTCGAACAATCAAGGAAATGCATCAAGTAGTTCCAAAAGATATGAGAACATTGAAGGTGCTTATGATGAAGTCATCACTACTCCAAGTGCTCATACTGAG AACGGCTCAAGAAGATATGAAAATGTTGAAGGGCCTTATGATGAAATCAACAACTCATAG